From a single Planctellipticum variicoloris genomic region:
- a CDS encoding DUF1559 domain-containing protein, whose amino-acid sequence MLHVSGRRRQGFTLIELLVVIAIIAILIALLLPAVQQAREAARRTQCKNHLKQFGLAMHNYHDAFNTFPLGGCAKFSPGTLGGVDVYSSAITSLLPYFEQSNLKGIYNDSLQWEQQSAAVARTVIPLFVCPSNTGGNPVRNDLLGSLGYPSGDTFAISNYIFCRGAAPYWCNAPANIPASVKGMFDLNLTTRMRDLTDGTTNTIAMGEGASGSNWKLSHNHPITGQPLLAEQAWLIAQPASTVFNASGLFSASLYGTTFVPMNLKPVVDTSIDEAALSNCTGGNDRTSNFRSDHVGGGHFLMGDGSVHFLSENMDQAIYRNLSTTQGGEVVSFP is encoded by the coding sequence ATGCTGCACGTCTCGGGCCGTCGACGTCAGGGATTTACGCTCATCGAACTCCTGGTGGTGATCGCCATCATCGCCATTCTGATCGCATTGCTGCTCCCCGCCGTTCAACAGGCCCGCGAGGCCGCCCGGCGGACGCAATGCAAGAATCACCTGAAGCAGTTCGGCCTGGCGATGCACAACTATCACGACGCGTTCAACACGTTTCCGCTCGGCGGGTGCGCGAAATTCTCGCCGGGAACGCTCGGCGGCGTCGATGTCTACAGCAGCGCCATCACCTCCCTGTTGCCCTACTTCGAACAGTCGAATCTGAAGGGGATCTACAACGATTCGCTCCAATGGGAGCAGCAGAGCGCCGCGGTGGCGCGAACGGTCATCCCTCTGTTCGTCTGCCCGTCGAACACCGGCGGCAATCCGGTCCGCAACGACCTGCTCGGCTCGCTCGGCTACCCGTCGGGCGATACGTTCGCCATCAGCAACTACATCTTCTGTCGCGGCGCGGCCCCCTACTGGTGCAACGCTCCCGCGAACATCCCGGCAAGCGTCAAGGGGATGTTCGACCTGAATCTGACGACGCGCATGCGCGACCTGACCGACGGGACCACCAACACTATCGCCATGGGCGAAGGCGCCTCGGGCTCCAACTGGAAACTGAGCCACAACCATCCGATCACCGGCCAGCCGCTCCTCGCGGAACAGGCCTGGCTGATCGCCCAGCCCGCCAGCACGGTCTTTAACGCCAGCGGCCTGTTTTCGGCGAGTTTGTATGGAACGACCTTCGTGCCGATGAACCTGAAGCCCGTCGTGGATACATCCATCGACGAGGCGGCTCTCAGCAACTGCACCGGCGGAAACGACCGCACCAGCAACTTTCGCAGCGACCACGTCGGCGGCGGTCACTTCCTGATGGGAGACGGCTCCGTTCACTTCCTCTCGGAAAACATGGATCAAGCCATCTACCGCAATCTGTCGACGACGCAGGGCGGCGAAGTCGTCAGCTTCCCGTAG
- a CDS encoding FAD-dependent oxidoreductase, protein MTVSRRNFLSGLGAGMAGYSLLIDGRELMPSAGAADLTPDEIRSAFETIAPSGAERFAGEPNMRLVDLKCDLLVAGGGPAGVCAALAAARHGAKVVLVQDRSRLGGNSSSEVKMHIVGANNHGSRPGWREGGIIEELRLEDAVNNPHRSWELWDLLLYDKCVSESNLTLLLDTVVYAADVKDGQIQRVLARCDKTEHIYRITSKLYADCTGDSRLALEAGAKMRWGAESRQELGESLAVEKPTRETLGSSLLFTGRDYGKPVPYTPPKWARKIEKKHLRFRPVGSWEYGYWWIEWGGKLDTIRDNERIRFELLAIVTGVWDYIKNSGEVQGAENWGMDWVGMVPGKRESRRIEGDHLLTQQDLMGFNGDFDDAVAIGGWSLDDHPPGGFDAFEIRPCVQISLREVYNIPFRSLYSRDVSNLLMAGRNASCSHVAFTSTRVMATCAVMGQGMGTAAALCLEHGELPHEFARKPERLTELTQTLLRDDQTIKGRKNEDSNDFARKAKVTASAVYKDAKPENVIDGEVRDMEGELKHRWAAPLDGTGPWLDLAWDQPQTLGEVQLTFDTGFHRELTLSASDGATKRMVRAPQPETVRDYELIATLADGSQKVLTEVRGNYQRLRRHRFEPVSVRSLRLHVTATNGSEEARVYEVRCYA, encoded by the coding sequence ATGACGGTCTCACGTCGCAATTTTCTGTCCGGCCTCGGGGCCGGCATGGCCGGATACAGCCTGTTGATCGACGGTCGAGAATTGATGCCGTCCGCCGGCGCCGCCGACCTGACGCCGGACGAGATCCGGTCGGCCTTCGAAACGATCGCCCCGTCGGGCGCCGAGCGCTTTGCCGGCGAACCGAACATGCGGCTGGTCGATCTGAAGTGCGATCTGCTCGTCGCCGGGGGCGGACCGGCGGGAGTCTGTGCGGCCCTGGCAGCCGCCCGGCATGGGGCGAAGGTCGTCCTGGTGCAGGACCGGTCGCGGCTGGGGGGGAATTCCTCCAGCGAAGTGAAGATGCATATCGTCGGGGCGAACAACCACGGCAGCCGGCCGGGCTGGCGCGAAGGGGGGATCATTGAGGAGCTGCGGCTGGAAGACGCCGTCAACAACCCGCACCGCTCGTGGGAACTCTGGGACCTGCTCCTCTACGACAAGTGCGTCAGCGAGTCCAACCTGACGCTGCTGCTCGATACGGTCGTTTACGCGGCGGATGTGAAGGACGGACAGATCCAGCGGGTCCTGGCCCGCTGCGATAAGACCGAGCACATTTACCGCATTACGTCCAAGCTGTATGCCGACTGTACGGGCGACAGCCGGCTGGCGCTGGAAGCGGGCGCGAAAATGCGCTGGGGCGCAGAGTCCCGGCAGGAACTGGGAGAATCGCTAGCCGTCGAAAAGCCGACCCGCGAGACGCTCGGCAGCAGCCTGCTCTTTACCGGCCGCGACTACGGCAAGCCGGTCCCCTACACGCCGCCGAAGTGGGCCCGGAAAATCGAAAAGAAGCACCTGCGGTTCCGGCCGGTCGGGAGCTGGGAATACGGCTACTGGTGGATCGAATGGGGCGGCAAGCTCGACACGATTCGCGACAACGAACGAATTCGCTTCGAGCTCCTGGCGATCGTCACCGGCGTCTGGGATTACATCAAGAACAGTGGCGAAGTCCAGGGGGCCGAGAACTGGGGCATGGACTGGGTCGGCATGGTCCCCGGCAAACGCGAAAGCCGGCGGATCGAGGGCGACCATCTCCTCACCCAGCAGGACCTGATGGGCTTCAACGGCGACTTCGACGATGCGGTCGCCATCGGCGGCTGGTCGCTCGACGATCACCCGCCGGGGGGCTTCGACGCCTTCGAGATCCGCCCCTGCGTGCAGATCAGCCTGCGCGAGGTCTACAACATCCCCTTCCGCTCCCTCTACAGCCGGGATGTCAGCAACCTGCTGATGGCCGGCCGGAACGCGAGCTGCTCGCACGTGGCGTTCACGTCGACCCGCGTGATGGCGACCTGCGCCGTGATGGGACAGGGGATGGGGACCGCCGCGGCCCTCTGCCTGGAGCACGGCGAGCTGCCGCACGAGTTCGCCCGCAAGCCCGAACGCCTGACCGAGCTGACGCAGACGCTCCTCCGCGACGACCAGACGATCAAAGGCCGCAAGAACGAAGACTCGAACGACTTCGCCCGCAAAGCCAAAGTCACTGCGTCGGCCGTCTACAAGGACGCCAAACCGGAGAACGTGATCGACGGCGAAGTCCGCGACATGGAAGGCGAACTGAAGCACCGCTGGGCGGCCCCGCTGGATGGGACCGGCCCCTGGCTCGACCTAGCCTGGGATCAGCCGCAGACGCTCGGCGAAGTGCAGCTCACCTTCGACACCGGCTTCCATCGCGAGCTGACGCTCTCAGCGAGCGACGGCGCGACCAAGCGGATGGTCCGCGCGCCGCAGCCGGAAACGGTTCGCGACTACGAACTGATCGCCACGCTGGCGGACGGCAGCCAGAAAGTGCTGACCGAAGTCCGCGGCAACTACCAGCGACTCCGCCGACACAGGTTCGAGCCGGTCTCCGTGCGCAGCCTGCGACTGCACGTGACAGCGACCAACGGAAGCGAAGAAGCTCGCGTGTACGAGGTGCGCTGCTACGCGTAA
- a CDS encoding endonuclease NucS domain-containing protein, with amino-acid sequence MRRYWVIAPVESKHADLFDNVWSFDRTNEVISIGWGELGDFSKLTREELQDAVASAYPERPPQTRSLFANMLWDFYHEIKPGDIILARRGRKLLAGLGTVTSTAYFAQGKNPHLSPPGYSHPNSLGVEWHDSPQNKGFPTVVFPMITLSEVSEEQYRGFLGGTDLGEELDRELLQPKSNGAVEDPSEFVLEKYLEEFIVSNFQGIFKGELQIYQDPDGELGQQYQTDIGPIDILAITRDSNGFVVIELKKGRSSDQVVGQILRYMGWVKRNLCSDGQSVRGLVICRDSDAKLAYAIEMTNNIDVRYYSVSFKLKDSP; translated from the coding sequence ATGCGACGTTATTGGGTCATTGCTCCGGTGGAATCAAAGCATGCCGACTTGTTCGACAATGTCTGGTCATTCGATCGCACTAATGAGGTGATCTCCATCGGCTGGGGCGAGCTCGGAGACTTCTCCAAATTGACCCGCGAAGAGTTACAAGATGCGGTTGCTTCTGCATATCCTGAGAGGCCGCCTCAAACACGATCACTCTTTGCCAACATGCTTTGGGACTTCTATCACGAGATCAAGCCGGGAGACATCATCCTTGCCCGGCGCGGTCGCAAGTTACTTGCCGGATTGGGAACCGTCACCAGCACGGCTTATTTTGCACAGGGAAAGAATCCGCATTTATCACCACCGGGCTATTCACACCCCAATTCTCTTGGCGTTGAATGGCATGACTCACCCCAGAACAAAGGCTTCCCTACAGTCGTTTTTCCAATGATAACTCTGTCTGAGGTGTCTGAAGAACAGTACCGCGGGTTCTTGGGAGGTACTGATCTCGGCGAGGAGTTGGATCGCGAACTGCTCCAGCCAAAATCGAATGGCGCAGTTGAAGATCCCAGCGAGTTTGTCCTTGAGAAGTATCTCGAGGAGTTCATCGTGAGCAATTTTCAGGGCATCTTCAAAGGCGAACTTCAGATCTATCAAGACCCGGATGGCGAGCTTGGACAACAATATCAAACCGACATCGGTCCAATTGACATTCTTGCGATCACCAGAGATTCAAACGGATTCGTCGTTATTGAACTCAAGAAGGGGCGTTCATCAGATCAAGTCGTGGGACAAATTCTACGGTATATGGGATGGGTTAAAAGAAATCTCTGTTCAGACGGGCAAAGCGTTCGAGGACTGGTAATTTGTCGCGACTCGGATGCCAAACTGGCATACGCGATTGAAATGACGAACAACATCGATGTCCGATATTATTCAGTCTCATTCAAACTTAAGGACTCGCCCTGA
- a CDS encoding DUF1501 domain-containing protein — MSIEPTPGRSQQPHTPTFPCGQTRREFVWEMGAGFAGVALASLLDGQGFFTRQARGATAENPLADRPSQLPAKAKHVIFLMMNGGPSQVDTFDFKPELQRYAGQPLPAGRKFINSGGRKVGFLTPAFRPFRPGGESGLLISDFFPNVRKHADKLAVIKSCHADSHAHGSALVQMNTGKTLIGRPSLGSWAVYGLGTENQNLPGYVVILDKRGGPIGGQPNWSSGFMPSTYQGTLFRPSGNPILDLQRPGHITQEIQREQLDLLAKINHEHLASRPGGADLAARINTFELAYRMQAAAPEAVDLAQETQATLDLYGVGKQPTDEYGRNCLVARRLIERGVRFVQLYSGGGHLEETWDAHKSIETNHGQHAGEVDQPIAALLTDLEQRGLLDETLIIWGGEFGRMPFSEGQGEPGRNHNPYGFSMWMAGGGIKGGISYGETDDFGFEAVTDKVHVHDLHATMLHQLGLDHELLTYFHQGRDESLTDVGGRVLGEILA; from the coding sequence ATGTCGATTGAACCCACCCCCGGCAGGTCGCAGCAACCTCACACCCCGACGTTCCCCTGCGGACAGACCCGTCGGGAGTTCGTCTGGGAGATGGGCGCCGGGTTCGCCGGCGTCGCCCTTGCCAGTCTGCTCGACGGCCAGGGCTTTTTCACGCGGCAGGCGCGCGGCGCGACGGCCGAGAATCCACTGGCTGACCGGCCGAGCCAGCTCCCGGCCAAGGCGAAGCACGTCATTTTTCTGATGATGAACGGCGGTCCGAGCCAGGTCGATACGTTCGACTTCAAGCCGGAACTGCAGCGGTATGCGGGGCAGCCGTTGCCTGCCGGCCGCAAGTTCATCAACTCGGGGGGACGGAAGGTCGGTTTTCTGACGCCGGCGTTTCGGCCCTTTCGACCGGGGGGCGAGAGCGGGCTGCTGATCTCGGACTTCTTTCCCAACGTCCGCAAACACGCCGACAAGCTGGCGGTGATTAAGTCGTGCCACGCCGACAGCCACGCGCACGGTTCGGCCCTCGTGCAGATGAATACCGGAAAGACGCTCATCGGCCGGCCGTCGCTGGGGAGCTGGGCCGTCTACGGACTGGGGACCGAGAATCAGAATCTGCCCGGTTACGTGGTGATCCTCGACAAGCGGGGCGGGCCGATCGGCGGGCAGCCGAACTGGTCGAGCGGCTTCATGCCGTCGACCTACCAGGGAACGCTGTTCCGCCCGTCGGGCAATCCGATCCTCGACCTGCAGCGGCCGGGGCATATCACCCAGGAGATTCAGCGGGAACAGCTCGACCTGCTGGCGAAGATCAACCACGAACACCTCGCCAGTCGGCCGGGCGGAGCCGATCTCGCCGCGCGGATCAACACGTTCGAGCTGGCCTATCGGATGCAGGCCGCCGCTCCGGAGGCCGTCGATCTCGCCCAGGAAACGCAGGCCACGCTCGACTTGTACGGCGTGGGGAAACAGCCGACCGATGAATACGGCCGGAACTGCCTGGTGGCCCGCCGGCTGATCGAGCGGGGCGTCCGGTTCGTGCAGCTCTATTCGGGGGGCGGGCATCTCGAAGAGACGTGGGACGCTCACAAGAGCATCGAGACCAACCACGGGCAACACGCCGGCGAAGTCGATCAGCCGATCGCGGCGTTACTGACTGACCTCGAACAGCGCGGGCTGCTCGACGAGACGCTGATCATCTGGGGGGGCGAGTTCGGCCGAATGCCGTTCAGCGAAGGGCAGGGGGAGCCGGGGCGGAATCACAACCCCTACGGCTTCTCGATGTGGATGGCGGGGGGCGGGATCAAGGGGGGCATTTCTTACGGCGAAACGGACGACTTCGGTTTTGAGGCGGTCACGGACAAAGTCCACGTCCACGACCTGCATGCGACGATGCTGCACCAGTTGGGGCTGGATCACGAGCTGCTGACGTATTTTCATCAGGGGCGGGATGAGAGTTTGACGGATGTGGGGGGGCGGGTGCTGGGGGAGATTCTGGCGTGA
- a CDS encoding DUF1553 domain-containing protein: protein MLALTLARLTAICGTIALGTAAAVAAPPDFEREVASLLVRRCLECHNTHDANGGLVLANADGLKRGGDGGPVLTLDKLHASPLIERVLAGEMPPPRQGKPVVLPPEEVAVLKGWVAAGAPWPSGRTLDLYERTTDVRGGRDWWSLQPVRRPAVPATTTAQNPIDAFIARSLMQAGLEAAPPADRATLIRRAYEDLWGLPAPAEEIEAFVADPRPEAWELLVDRLLASPHFGERWARYWLDLVRYADTSGYERDQEKPGAWRYRDWVVRSFNDDLPYNRFVIEQLAGDELPDRTEDSVVATGFLRLGTWNDEPNDPEEYKYDRLEDLVHATTTAFQGLTVKCARCHDHKFDPIPQVDYYRIGAAFWAGPIEARGGELLGGPSKEELGSDALGWTDLSKTPPPLRLLAKGDPLRPKDIVEAGVLSFAPELDRPLDPPPAGSRTTTRRLQLAEWIADPRNPLTARLAVNRLWQHHFGAGLVRSPNNFGYTGDKPTHPELLDWLAAELVDHSWSLKHIHRLLLTSRVYQQASVHPRAAEFQLKDAANRLWWHAERRRLDAEALRDRLLVAGSGLDDRLYGPGFRPTVSNEGLEGLSRKAGAWQAAPEAEQHRRSLYLYSQRSLLSPFMTVFDLADSTQPCEQRDVSNVAPQALALLNNDFVHAQSDALAERLLAHGDSPASQIESAWRIVLGRQPSATELRAGLDHLESQRQRFVAQQTVKPADDPVEMALPAADALTLHLTASTGVELDDNGRVARWLDQSGREHHAVQSDRNKRPVVAKLPGSERPTLQFDGEARFLNFSDELLPRTEFTFVAVANDRAKHTNHREILSNWAFGPDLGKTIFFGLTGTNTVRLSDDYIVGANGVQTSQTAVWMALADEHDAQVFHNDRLIGNKRGPLSPRKLGTPWVIGQQGNIQGEYWHGDIAEIYVFDRALSDAERLGLWRQLALSYGFTAAEPVRSPEFLALASLCHVLLNCNEFLHVD from the coding sequence ATGCTCGCACTGACGCTCGCCCGACTGACTGCAATCTGCGGCACGATCGCCCTCGGCACCGCGGCCGCGGTCGCCGCCCCGCCCGATTTCGAACGGGAAGTGGCGTCCCTGCTCGTCCGTCGCTGTCTTGAATGCCACAACACACACGACGCCAACGGCGGACTTGTGCTGGCGAACGCCGATGGCCTCAAGCGGGGCGGCGACGGCGGCCCGGTCCTGACCCTCGACAAGCTGCACGCAAGCCCGCTGATCGAACGCGTCCTGGCCGGCGAGATGCCCCCGCCGCGACAGGGAAAGCCGGTCGTACTTCCCCCGGAGGAAGTGGCCGTGCTGAAGGGGTGGGTTGCGGCCGGCGCCCCCTGGCCGTCGGGGCGCACGCTTGATCTTTATGAGCGGACCACGGACGTCCGGGGCGGTCGCGACTGGTGGTCGCTGCAGCCGGTCCGTCGGCCGGCTGTCCCCGCGACGACGACGGCACAGAACCCGATCGACGCCTTCATCGCGCGGTCACTCATGCAGGCAGGCCTGGAAGCGGCCCCGCCCGCCGATCGCGCAACGCTTATTCGCCGGGCCTATGAAGATCTCTGGGGGCTGCCAGCGCCGGCTGAAGAGATCGAAGCCTTTGTCGCCGATCCACGACCGGAGGCGTGGGAGCTGCTCGTCGACCGTCTGCTGGCGTCGCCGCACTTCGGCGAACGCTGGGCGCGGTACTGGCTGGATCTGGTCCGCTATGCCGACACCAGCGGCTACGAGCGGGACCAGGAGAAGCCGGGCGCCTGGCGCTACCGCGACTGGGTGGTGCGGTCGTTCAATGACGATCTGCCCTATAACCGATTCGTCATCGAGCAGCTAGCGGGAGACGAGCTTCCGGACCGGACGGAAGATTCCGTCGTCGCGACCGGCTTTCTGCGGCTGGGAACCTGGAACGACGAGCCCAATGATCCGGAAGAATACAAGTACGATCGTCTCGAAGATCTGGTTCACGCCACGACGACGGCGTTTCAGGGGCTGACGGTCAAGTGCGCCCGCTGTCACGATCACAAGTTCGACCCCATTCCCCAGGTTGACTATTACCGGATCGGGGCCGCCTTCTGGGCCGGCCCGATTGAAGCCCGCGGAGGCGAGCTGCTGGGAGGGCCGTCGAAAGAGGAGCTGGGGAGCGATGCTCTGGGCTGGACGGATCTCTCGAAGACACCGCCGCCGTTGCGTCTGCTCGCAAAGGGCGATCCGCTCCGACCGAAGGACATCGTCGAAGCGGGCGTGCTGTCGTTTGCGCCGGAACTGGACCGGCCGCTCGATCCTCCGCCTGCCGGCAGCCGGACGACGACGCGCCGGCTGCAGCTTGCCGAATGGATCGCCGACCCGCGGAACCCGCTGACCGCGCGTCTGGCGGTCAATCGTCTCTGGCAGCACCACTTTGGGGCGGGACTGGTTCGTTCTCCGAACAACTTCGGCTACACGGGCGACAAGCCGACGCATCCCGAACTGCTCGACTGGCTTGCCGCGGAACTGGTTGACCACTCCTGGAGCCTGAAGCACATTCATCGGCTGCTGCTGACGAGCCGGGTCTATCAGCAGGCTTCGGTCCATCCGCGGGCGGCAGAGTTCCAGTTGAAAGACGCTGCCAATCGCCTGTGGTGGCATGCGGAGCGCCGCCGGCTGGATGCCGAAGCTCTCCGCGATCGCCTGCTTGTGGCCGGCAGCGGTCTCGACGACCGGCTGTACGGTCCCGGATTCCGGCCGACCGTCAGCAACGAAGGGCTCGAAGGGCTCTCGCGCAAAGCGGGCGCGTGGCAGGCGGCTCCCGAGGCCGAGCAGCATCGCCGGTCGTTGTATCTTTACTCGCAGCGGAGCCTCCTCTCGCCGTTTATGACGGTGTTTGACCTTGCCGATTCCACCCAGCCGTGCGAACAGCGGGATGTCTCGAACGTGGCTCCGCAGGCGCTGGCGCTGCTCAACAACGACTTCGTCCACGCACAGAGCGACGCCCTCGCCGAGCGGCTGCTGGCACACGGCGATTCGCCGGCCTCGCAGATCGAGTCGGCCTGGCGGATCGTACTCGGCCGCCAGCCTTCGGCGACGGAACTGCGGGCCGGTCTGGACCACCTGGAATCACAACGCCAGCGTTTCGTCGCTCAGCAGACCGTCAAACCGGCCGACGATCCGGTAGAGATGGCCTTGCCCGCCGCCGATGCGCTGACGCTGCATCTGACCGCCTCGACCGGCGTTGAACTGGATGACAATGGACGCGTGGCACGCTGGCTTGATCAGTCCGGCCGCGAGCACCACGCGGTGCAGTCCGATCGCAACAAGCGGCCCGTCGTCGCAAAACTTCCGGGCTCCGAACGACCCACCCTGCAGTTCGATGGAGAGGCCCGGTTTCTGAATTTCAGCGACGAGCTTCTGCCGCGGACCGAGTTCACGTTCGTCGCCGTCGCCAACGACCGCGCGAAACACACCAACCACCGCGAGATTCTCTCCAACTGGGCCTTCGGCCCCGATCTCGGCAAGACGATCTTCTTCGGGCTCACCGGCACGAATACCGTGCGACTGTCGGATGACTACATCGTCGGCGCCAACGGCGTGCAGACTTCGCAGACCGCCGTCTGGATGGCCCTTGCCGATGAACACGACGCCCAGGTCTTTCACAACGACCGGCTGATCGGCAACAAACGGGGTCCCCTCTCGCCGCGGAAGCTCGGCACGCCCTGGGTGATCGGCCAGCAGGGGAACATTCAGGGGGAATACTGGCACGGCGACATTGCCGAGATTTATGTCTTCGATCGCGCCCTGTCCGATGCCGAACGCCTCGGGCTCTGGCGGCAGCTCGCCCTCAGTTACGGCTTCACCGCCGCGGAGCCCGTCCGCAGCCCCGAATTTCTCGCCCTCGCGTCGCTCTGTCACGTTCTGCTCAACTGCAACGAGTTCCTCCATGTCGATTGA
- a CDS encoding DUF1559 domain-containing protein, with protein MRVHRRGFTLIELLVVIAIIAILIALLLPAVQQAREAARRTQCRNNLKQLGLACYNYESTFSRLPASRMSIGYCVYGSTNGSRPDPQSKNTSGLTLLLPFMDQAPLYNKINFSGAMGTYVTTGNPMPVGLDPVATGHAELAKTIITAFLCPSDSGATIHSDSSIYYMPDGGADPSRYYAKSCYDFIVPDEQLSYCNLHNATTIETRYLFGDNSYARLSSCTDGLSNTFAMGEQTLETYNGKTPGWLHAGWVSVGIDPVGNWNLTFPAKGINVWKYSTAPAIPGRRASWYSCASLHTGGAHFLMGDGGVRFVSENTDNGLLERLSKMADGQVIGEF; from the coding sequence ATGAGAGTCCATCGTCGTGGTTTTACGCTGATCGAGCTGCTGGTCGTGATTGCGATCATCGCGATTCTGATCGCCCTGCTGCTGCCGGCCGTCCAGCAGGCTCGGGAAGCGGCCCGCCGGACGCAGTGCCGCAATAACCTGAAGCAGCTCGGGCTGGCCTGTTACAACTACGAAAGCACGTTCAGCCGCCTGCCGGCGTCGCGGATGAGCATCGGGTATTGCGTATACGGCTCTACCAACGGAAGCCGCCCCGATCCTCAGTCCAAGAATACCTCGGGACTGACGCTCCTCCTCCCGTTCATGGACCAGGCGCCGCTGTACAACAAGATCAACTTCTCGGGTGCGATGGGGACCTATGTCACGACAGGCAATCCGATGCCGGTGGGGTTGGATCCCGTCGCGACGGGTCACGCCGAACTGGCCAAGACCATCATCACCGCGTTCTTGTGCCCGTCCGATTCCGGTGCAACGATCCATTCTGACAGCAGCATCTATTACATGCCGGACGGCGGCGCCGATCCGTCGCGCTATTACGCCAAGTCCTGCTATGATTTCATCGTGCCGGACGAGCAGTTGTCCTACTGCAATCTGCACAATGCGACGACGATCGAAACGCGTTATCTGTTTGGCGACAACAGCTATGCAAGGCTCTCGTCCTGCACCGACGGGCTGAGCAATACCTTTGCGATGGGCGAACAAACGCTGGAGACTTACAACGGCAAGACTCCGGGCTGGCTGCATGCGGGATGGGTCTCTGTCGGGATTGACCCGGTCGGAAACTGGAATCTCACTTTTCCGGCGAAGGGAATCAACGTCTGGAAGTACAGCACAGCACCCGCGATTCCGGGACGGCGGGCTTCCTGGTACTCCTGCGCCAGCCTGCATACCGGCGGAGCGCATTTCCTGATGGGTGACGGCGGCGTGCGATTCGTTTCCGAGAATACCGATAATGGACTACTGGAGCGTCTCTCCAAGATGGCTGACGGCCAGGTCATTGGCGAATTCTAA
- a CDS encoding NAD(P)/FAD-dependent oxidoreductase, with the protein MDRCDVLIVGGGPAGSTCARHLRKHGIDVVVLDRAQFPRDKVCTGWITPAIIASLEIDTEDFARENVLQPFTGFITGLIGRRGIRTDYQRPVSYGIRRCEFDNYLLHRSGAPLRLGESLKSLRADGDRWIANDAISARLVIGAGGHFCPVSKLVAQRDDATDDPVVLAQEAEFLIPEELRATFPVSGEFPELYFCPDLSGYGWIVRKGDYLNIGLGREHERNLSSHVDDFVKFLRDTGRLTMEIPHAFKGHAYRLRRFAPPINVPRGVMLIGDAIGLAYPQSGEGIRPSIESGMLAGELIVQANGDYSGPLMQRLEERCMARFGAGAKRGGWTDRFSPRLRQWAAARLMQSRWFHRHVLLDRWFLHVQQPALVV; encoded by the coding sequence ATGGATCGGTGCGACGTCCTGATTGTTGGCGGCGGGCCGGCGGGTTCGACTTGCGCCCGGCACTTGCGGAAACATGGGATCGATGTGGTCGTGCTCGACCGGGCGCAGTTTCCGCGCGACAAGGTCTGCACCGGCTGGATTACGCCGGCAATCATCGCCTCGCTGGAGATCGACACGGAGGATTTCGCTCGCGAGAACGTGCTGCAGCCCTTCACGGGGTTCATCACCGGGCTGATCGGCCGCCGGGGGATCCGGACCGACTACCAGCGTCCGGTCAGCTACGGCATCCGCCGCTGCGAGTTCGACAACTACCTGCTGCACCGCTCCGGAGCGCCGCTCCGGCTGGGGGAATCGCTCAAGTCTTTGCGAGCGGACGGGGACCGGTGGATTGCGAACGACGCGATTTCCGCCCGGCTGGTGATCGGAGCCGGAGGACATTTCTGCCCGGTGTCGAAGCTGGTCGCGCAGCGCGACGACGCAACCGACGATCCGGTCGTGCTGGCGCAGGAAGCGGAGTTTCTGATCCCCGAGGAGTTGCGGGCGACATTCCCGGTTTCCGGCGAGTTCCCGGAACTGTATTTCTGCCCGGATCTGTCCGGCTACGGCTGGATCGTCCGCAAAGGAGACTATCTCAACATCGGCCTGGGACGCGAACACGAGCGCAATCTTTCAAGCCATGTCGACGACTTCGTCAAGTTCCTCCGCGACACCGGCCGGCTGACGATGGAAATTCCGCACGCCTTCAAGGGGCATGCCTACCGGCTGCGGCGGTTCGCGCCGCCGATCAACGTCCCGCGGGGCGTGATGCTGATCGGTGACGCGATCGGGCTGGCCTATCCGCAGAGCGGCGAAGGCATCCGTCCCTCGATCGAGTCGGGGATGCTGGCCGGCGAACTGATCGTGCAGGCGAACGGAGACTATTCCGGCCCCCTGATGCAGCGTCTCGAAGAACGTTGCATGGCCCGGTTCGGAGCCGGAGCGAAGCGCGGCGGATGGACCGACCGGTTTTCTCCGCGCCTGCGCCAATGGGCCGCCGCCCGGCTGATGCAGTCGCGGTGGTTCCATCGGCACGTGCTGCTGGACCGGTGGTTTCTGCACGTGCAGCAGCCGGCGCTCGTCGTGTAG
- a CDS encoding carboxypeptidase-like regulatory domain-containing protein — translation MPITGLVTMEGTPLAGASLYFVPGEGTPGEGAIGASDKEGYFKVISSRRDDSGIPPGEYTVRVSRLVMPDGTAVPPDAPDADFPESRESIPKPYSGMNSPLKVTISADGGGLEVNVPAKPIDPKAKKKK, via the coding sequence GTGCCCATTACCGGCCTGGTGACGATGGAAGGGACGCCGCTGGCAGGCGCATCGCTCTATTTTGTCCCCGGCGAGGGTACGCCTGGAGAAGGCGCGATCGGGGCGTCTGACAAAGAAGGCTATTTCAAGGTCATCAGTTCCCGGCGAGATGACTCCGGAATTCCTCCGGGCGAGTACACCGTTCGGGTGAGCCGCCTGGTGATGCCCGACGGAACCGCGGTTCCCCCCGATGCGCCCGATGCGGATTTCCCTGAGAGCCGTGAATCGATCCCGAAACCGTACAGCGGAATGAATTCGCCGCTGAAGGTCACGATCTCCGCCGACGGCGGGGGGCTTGAGGTCAATGTGCCGGCCAAGCCGATCGATCCCAAGGCGAAGAAAAAGAAATGA